The genomic window CGCGCGTCCTCTCCCTGCTGCGTGAGCATCTGACGGCGCAGGGCCTGAGCGACATCGAAGTCGTGGAACTTGAAGCCCACCAGAAACCCGCCCGCGCCGACGCCGGGCACCCCTTCGTGCAGGCGTGCGTGGCGGCTGCCCGCGCCGCGCACGGCCAGGACCCCATCGTTCACCCGTCGAGCGGCGCCAGCGGGCCGATGTTTCCCTTCACTGGCGGCGCCGGGGGCGGTGGCCTGGGGATTCCTTGCGTCGCCGTCGGCATCGGCAACCACGCCGGGCGGGTCCACGCGCCGAACGAGAACATCGTGCGCGAGCATTTCGCCCGGGGCGTGGCGTTCGGGGTGGAGTTGCTGACGCGGCTGGGCGAGATGTCTCCCCCGGCGGGGGCACCGGCCTCCGGGGCAGAGGCAGGCCGCTAGACTGCGGGGCGTGTACACCTGGTTCGATGCCCTGCTCGTGACCCTGCTCGCCATCGTGACGGCGCTGGGGGCGCGGCGCGGGCTGGCCGGGCTGATCTGGGGGCTCGCGGCATTGCTGTTGTGCTTGCTGGTCAATGCGTTGACCCCGAACGCGGCCCTTGCAGCCTTGCTCGCCCTGCTGCTCAGCGGCGCGGCGGCCTACGCCACCGCCAGGATCGTCACCCGGCCTTACGCTCAGCCCTGGTTTCAGGTGGCGGGGGGCATGGGGGGCTTTTTGCTCGGCACGCTGCTCGTCTCGGCGCTGGCCCTGAGTTTCCCTATGGAACGGCAAAAGGGTCAGGTGAGCTACCCCTCGCGCGACCTGCCCGAGCCGCTGCACAGCGCGGTGCAGCAGTCGATCATTCAGCAGCGGCTGCGGGGCGTTTGGACCAGCAACCGGGCCGTACGGCTGTTGGTGGTGCCGGACCGCGCCCATCCTCAGCCCTGAAATCAACCGAGCCCGAAAGAAACAGCCGGCTGCACTACACTGGCCTGGTGCCCTCTTTTCTGTCTTTTCTTTCTGGCCGGGGCCCGCTCGTCGCTGCCGCTTTGCTGGCCCTGAGCGGTGCCCCGGCGCAGGCCCAGCTCTGGGAAACGCCGCAGACCACCGCCCGCCAGCCGCTGCTGCGGGGCGTCAGCGTGCAGCCGGGCGGCAAGGTGCTGCGGCTGGGCAGCACGACCCTCACCCTCGACGTGGTGGCGGGCCGGGTGGTCGGCGTGTTGATCGAAGGCCGCGACACGGCGAGCGTGGCCCGCGCCCTGGCCGCCGTCTGGGACAGCACCGCTGAGGGCGCCGCGTCCCTGCAACAGGCGTTTGCGCGCCCCGCCTTTCAAGACCGCGCCCGGCTCGGCAGCGTGCAGCCCAGCGATGAAAACGGCACGGACCTGCTGGCCATCCGGCTGACGGGCCGGGGCGCCGAGCAGCGCTGGCGGGTGTACGCGGCGGTGAACGTGCTGCCCGAGAGCGATTTTCCCGTCACCCGCAACGTGACCGGGCAAAGCAAGGCGCCCAACGTGATTCACGTCCTCAGCGATTTTCAGTGCCCGGCCTGCCGCCAGTTGTGGGCGGAGCAGATCCCGGGTTGGCGCGCGCAGCCGGCCAAATACCGCCTCTTCTACCATCATTTTCCGCTGAGCTACCACGCCAACGCCTTTGCCGCCGCAGAGGCCAGCGAGTGCGCCGCCAAGCAGGGGCAATTCTGGACCTACGCCGACCGGCTGTTCGGCGGGGTCGAGGAGTGGGGCCGGGCGTCCGCGCCGCAGGCCACCAGGCTGTTCGGCACCTACGCGGGCAAGCTCAAGCTCGACCGCACCGCTTTCGACCGTTGCCTGAACACGCACCAGCTGAAAGCCAAGGTGCAACGCCAGATACAGGGTGCCGGAAAAACTTACCTACGCGGCACGCCCACTGTGTACCTCAACGGGGTCAAATTGAATTCCTTTAGCGATGAGGAACTCGCCAGCGTGCAGGCGGTGACCCGCGCCCAGCCCAGCGCCGCCAGCGTCATCGCCGCGCGTTTCAAGTCTTTCCGCTGAGCGTGACCAAAGAAAACCCCCGCGCCGGGCGGGGGATATTCTGGTGGGTCGCCTCGGACTCGAACCGAGAACCCGCTGATTAAAAGTCAGCTGCTCTACCATTGAGCTAACAACCCAGGAGGACAGGCCGCCGAAGCAGCGAGGGGGAAGATAGCACCTGTGACCGGGCAGCGCAAGGCGGCGCGGGCCAGTGGGCCCCGTCAGCGCCGCTTGCGCAGAAAGTTGAGCCAGCCGGCCTTCTCGGGCGCAGCGGCGGGGGCCATGTCTTCCAGCGAGATTTCAGGGTCGGGATGCGGCGCCGTCTGCCAGATCTCACCCACCGCAATCAGCCCACCGTAGCGGCCCGCCGCGTACAGGGCGTGTCTCTCTTCTTCCTCCGGCGTGTCGGCGCGAGGGTCGGCCATCGCCTGCAACATGGAGCGCAGGCTGTCGTCCTCGCAGTCCCAGCAGCCCTGGGAAAAACTGGCTTCGATGCCGTAAATGCGGATTCTGACAGGCATGGACCCTCCGTGAAATGAACAGGGACAGGCGCGGATTCGCGGGGTAGGCCATCGATTGACCGGGCCACGAGTAGATTGTCGAGCGGCCCCCAGCATAGCGCGGTGACCGCCTCCCGCAGAAGGTGCTGTTTATTTTTATTTTTGCCCCCAGCGCTCCCGTGTCAGGACACCTTTTCACCCAGCCGCCGCTCGGTGCCGGCTTGCAGCTTGCGAATATTTTCGCGGTGTTGCCAGACCAGCAACGCGGCGAGAAACAGCACGGCGGCGCGGTCCCAGGTCGGGCGCGGCAGCACCAGCACCAGCGCCCCAGCAATAAAAGCACCCATGATGCTGCCGGCGCTGACAAAGCGGGTCAGCCACATGCAGGCGATGGCGAGCACGAAGGTCGTCAGGCCCAGCACCGGGTCGAGAATAGCGATGACGCCGAAGCTCGTCGCCACCCCTTTACCCCCCCGGAAGGCCAGAAAGGGGCTGAAGTTGTGCCCGATGACGGCCAGCACGCCGCACAGCGCGGCCCACTCTGCGCTCAGGCCCAGGGCGCGGGCGAGCAGCACCGCGAGCACCCCCTTGAGGATGTCGAAGCTGGCCACCAGCAGCGCCGGCCCCTTGCCCAGCGAGCGCAGCACGTTGGTCGCGCCACTGTTGCCACTGCCGACCTTGCGGATGTCCACGCCCCGCGCGCGCGCCAGCCACGCCGCCGCCGGAATAGCGCCGATGAGGTACGAGAGCAGCAGGGCGAGCAGGGCGGTCAGGGTCACACTTCAGAGTGTAACGGGCGGGGCCGGCGTCCAGAAAAAACCTGTTCCCGGTTCATTTTTGTGCTGCCGCGTCCTGGTCAGCAGGTATAAGCTGAGGCCATGCTCCTCGACCACGTCGCCATCGCCACCCCCGATCTGGATCAGGGCGCCGCACCTTATGTCGCGCTCGGCCTGCGCCCCGAAGGCCCCGACGAAGACGTGGGAACTCAGGGTGTGCGGGTCCGCGCCTTCGTGGTGGGCGACACCTTGATCGAGCTGCTGATGCCCACCCGGCCCGACAGCCCCATTGCCGGCTTTCTGGAGAAAAAAGGTCCCGGCCTGCACCACACCGCCTACCGAGTCGAGCACCTCGACGCCGAAATCGAGCGGCTGCGCGGAGAAGGCGCCCGCTTCCTCTCCGAAACGCCTGGGCCGGGCCGCGCCGGCACCCGCGTGGTCTTTTTGCACCCCAAATGGGGTCAGGGGACGCTGATCGAACTCGTAGAGCATCCCACCGGGCATCCCGCAGGTGATCACGGCGCACACGGTCAGGACAGCACGGCCCAGAACGGCGCGGCGCGTTGAACCGCCGCCCTCCCCAACGGCGCTGGTGGCTGCCCGCGCTGGTGCTGCTGGCGGTCATCTGGGTGCTGAGCAGTTCGCCCGATACGCCAGGGCCGCCGCTCGTTCACCCGCTCGACTGGCTGGCCCATTTCCTGACTTATCTCGCGCTGGGCTTTTGCCTGGGCCGCGCCACCGGGCGCCCGCTGACGGCGCTGGTGCTCGCCGTGTGGTGGGGCGCGCTCGACGAGGTTCACCAGGCGTTCGTGCCGGGGCGCGAGGCGGGACTCGCCGACTGGGTGTTCGACCTGCTCGGCGCGTTCGTCGGCGTGACCCTCGCCGGGCGACGCCGTGCCTTGCCTGACGAGGAAGTGCCGGAGCCTTAACCCTTTCTCCTTTCAGCGTCCAGCGCGGTAAACCCACCACGCCAGCAGCGGTTGCAGGGGCAGGCGGGCCAGCAGCGCCCAGCGCGGCAGGGGCCGGTACTGCTCGGGGTGGCGCGCCATGTAAATGTTTGCCGGAAAAACTGCCACGAGCAGCGCGATCAGGCCCCAGCGGGCAGCGGGCCGGGTGGTGGGCAGCAGCAGGCCCAGCCCACCCGCGATTTCGGCGGCCCCGCTGACCAGGGTGGCCGTGCGCGGGCTCATCGGCACTGAGGGCGGCACGATGCGGTCGAACGGCTCAGGGTGGGTGAAATGGCGAATCCCGATGGCGGTAAAGGCCAGCGCGAGGGGCAGGGCGGAGCGGTCTGAAGGCTTCACGTCTCCATCCTGCGCCCGGCGCGCCTGAGCTTTTGCCCCGGCCTTGCTCAGTGCTGCCCGGCTCCGGGGCGTATCCTGACCGGCGATGACTCAAGCTGACCTCTCCGCCCTGCTCGACCGTGAGCAGGCCAACA from Deinococcus radiodurans R1 = ATCC 13939 = DSM 20539 includes these protein-coding regions:
- a CDS encoding DoxX family protein encodes the protein MKPSDRSALPLALAFTAIGIRHFTHPEPFDRIVPPSVPMSPRTATLVSGAAEIAGGLGLLLPTTRPAARWGLIALLVAVFPANIYMARHPEQYRPLPRWALLARLPLQPLLAWWVYRAGR
- the plsY gene encoding glycerol-3-phosphate 1-O-acyltransferase PlsY → MTLTALLALLLSYLIGAIPAAAWLARARGVDIRKVGSGNSGATNVLRSLGKGPALLVASFDILKGVLAVLLARALGLSAEWAALCGVLAVIGHNFSPFLAFRGGKGVATSFGVIAILDPVLGLTTFVLAIACMWLTRFVSAGSIMGAFIAGALVLVLPRPTWDRAAVLFLAALLVWQHRENIRKLQAGTERRLGEKVS
- a CDS encoding DsbA family protein, with product MPSFLSFLSGRGPLVAAALLALSGAPAQAQLWETPQTTARQPLLRGVSVQPGGKVLRLGSTTLTLDVVAGRVVGVLIEGRDTASVARALAAVWDSTAEGAASLQQAFARPAFQDRARLGSVQPSDENGTDLLAIRLTGRGAEQRWRVYAAVNVLPESDFPVTRNVTGQSKAPNVIHVLSDFQCPACRQLWAEQIPGWRAQPAKYRLFYHHFPLSYHANAFAAAEASECAAKQGQFWTYADRLFGGVEEWGRASAPQATRLFGTYAGKLKLDRTAFDRCLNTHQLKAKVQRQIQGAGKTYLRGTPTVYLNGVKLNSFSDEELASVQAVTRAQPSAASVIAARFKSFR
- a CDS encoding VOC family protein, producing the protein MLLDHVAIATPDLDQGAAPYVALGLRPEGPDEDVGTQGVRVRAFVVGDTLIELLMPTRPDSPIAGFLEKKGPGLHHTAYRVEHLDAEIERLRGEGARFLSETPGPGRAGTRVVFLHPKWGQGTLIELVEHPTGHPAGDHGAHGQDSTAQNGAAR
- a CDS encoding VanZ family protein; translated protein: MNRRPPQRRWWLPALVLLAVIWVLSSSPDTPGPPLVHPLDWLAHFLTYLALGFCLGRATGRPLTALVLAVWWGALDEVHQAFVPGREAGLADWVFDLLGAFVGVTLAGRRRALPDEEVPEP